From Woronichinia naegeliana WA131, the proteins below share one genomic window:
- a CDS encoding amino acid adenylation domain-containing protein has translation MSNDQQIINLMGELRQLGCRISADGDKLRLRKTKNDIPAELIQQIKINKTEILAFLNTAKDQAVTSQKDIPKLPKNALKQLSFAQQRLWFLGQMENSNATYNMPICLQLEGKLNVNALSESLAYVINRHESLRMYFPTVEGQPQIRIKKIENFNVLSLQDLSNLDQPTQSVTVQTLINNHVQEPFNLKTGPLFKAKLLQLKDNQFILLLNMHHISSDGWSMGIFIRELRHAYLAFSQGQKPTLEPLPIQYSDFATWQRNWLQGEILETQINYWKKQLKDAPPRLELPTDHPRPPIQSYKGAHYSYTLTPELIEQLNSLSQQEGVSLYMLLLAVFNLLLSRYSRQNDLCIGSPIANRPHRQTEGLIGFFANTLVLRNQIKPEQTFQEFLQQTRQTCLEAYQHQDIPFEFLVEQLKPVRSLSYNPIFQVIFAVENNDSEALDLPELKIEWLDSSYPFAKFDLSLLALESDGQLNCIWEYTTDLFETTTIQRMAEHWEILLQQIVTNPQQTIYNLSWLTKVDQKQLELWNQTNTNYPQDKTLVNLFEEQVKSYPNNIALVFEKQSLTYQELNQKANQLARYLRENYQIEPNILIGICIEPSLEMIIGLLGILKLGSTYVPIDPNYPESRIDYIISDSELSILLTQSIIQDKFLSSQGKNLDHLICLDECDFELGSKENLGIENQPNDLAYIIYTSGSTGKPKGVAVNHQAINRLVLKTNYIQIAPEDRVAQAANIAFDAVTFEIWSALLNGAKLVIIPKSILLSPSKFAASLQSQKVSVLFLTTALFNQLASLVPETFSSLRYLLFGGEAVDPKWVQEVLDKGSPQNLLHVYGPTENTTFSSWYLVEKLLKTAITIPIGKPISNTRIYILDQYLQPVPVGIPGELCIAGVGLAIAYLNRPDLTDEKFIEVNLFGKIERIYKTGDLAKWGNDGNIEFLGRIDHQIKLRGFRIELGEIESILVEYPAVKEAIVNLHKTENNQQLVAYVTGEQVDDLPQQLKQHLKTYLPDYMIPNQIIRLDEFPLTPNGKIDRQALPLPNHESKNLYEAPRNTIEQQLTEIWSLMLQCEKISIHDNFFDLGGHSILAIKLLNQIQKSFNQELSLTSLFQNPTVAQLAQQLSQVEVQEFISDLLVLQPSGQKIPIFCVAGSNGHAFYFRDLAINFADEHPVYGLETPGRDGSHPLPISVEDHASSLIETLRQKQPKGPYILIGYSSGCSVALEMAFQLEQQGETISLLGIFDAGLVANPDHITQRSDLDWIWHMIERIEAVKGISLGLNYEQLAARSDDQNRWELAAEALYRHNVLPEHSTLSLLKTNLEVMKRVTLNYAAYQPNFVISAPIVLFRAQDAKEIVVQEHQAMSHYEQSDWGWQPYSNKPVQVVSVPGNHGQMLYEPNVKVLADQLKKSIQEHFNQPET, from the coding sequence ATGAGTAATGATCAACAAATTATCAACTTAATGGGAGAGTTACGACAACTTGGATGTCGAATTTCTGCTGATGGAGACAAGTTACGCCTTCGGAAGACAAAAAATGACATTCCTGCTGAATTAATCCAACAAATAAAAATTAATAAAACCGAGATTTTAGCTTTTTTAAATACAGCTAAAGACCAAGCCGTTACATCTCAAAAAGATATTCCTAAATTACCCAAAAATGCGTTAAAACAGCTTTCTTTTGCTCAACAAAGACTTTGGTTTTTAGGGCAAATGGAAAACTCTAATGCCACCTATAATATGCCAATCTGTTTACAATTAGAGGGAAAGCTTAATGTTAATGCTCTTTCTGAGAGTTTAGCCTATGTCATCAATCGTCATGAAAGTTTGCGGATGTATTTTCCGACCGTTGAAGGACAACCCCAGATTCGGATTAAAAAGATAGAAAATTTCAATGTGTTGAGCCTACAAGATTTAAGCAATCTTGATCAACCCACTCAGTCTGTAACGGTTCAAACATTAATCAATAATCATGTTCAAGAACCATTTAATCTCAAGACTGGCCCTTTATTTAAAGCTAAATTACTACAATTAAAAGACAATCAATTTATTTTGCTACTAAATATGCACCATATCAGCAGTGATGGCTGGTCAATGGGTATCTTTATTCGTGAATTACGCCATGCTTATCTTGCCTTTTCCCAGGGACAAAAACCAACCCTTGAACCCTTACCAATTCAATATAGTGACTTTGCAACTTGGCAACGAAATTGGTTACAGGGAGAGATATTAGAAACTCAGATTAACTATTGGAAAAAACAACTAAAAGACGCACCACCACGATTAGAATTACCCACTGATCATCCTCGTCCTCCAATACAAAGTTATAAAGGTGCTCATTATAGTTATACTTTAACCCCTGAATTAATTGAGCAATTAAACAGTCTCAGTCAACAAGAAGGGGTCAGTTTATATATGCTTTTATTGGCGGTTTTTAATCTTTTACTCTCTCGTTATAGCCGACAAAATGATTTATGTATTGGTTCCCCCATTGCCAATCGTCCTCACCGTCAAACCGAAGGATTAATCGGCTTTTTTGCCAATACTTTAGTGCTACGAAATCAAATTAAACCAGAGCAAACTTTTCAAGAATTTTTACAGCAAACTCGTCAAACTTGTTTAGAAGCTTATCAGCATCAGGATATTCCTTTTGAGTTTCTTGTCGAACAATTAAAGCCTGTTCGTAGCCTTAGCTATAATCCTATTTTTCAAGTCATATTTGCGGTAGAAAATAATGACAGTGAAGCTCTCGATTTACCAGAATTAAAAATTGAATGGTTAGACTCAAGTTATCCCTTTGCTAAGTTTGATTTATCCCTTTTAGCTTTAGAATCTGATGGTCAATTAAATTGTATATGGGAATATACAACTGATCTATTTGAAACAACAACCATTCAAAGAATGGCAGAACATTGGGAAATTCTTTTACAACAAATTGTCACTAACCCACAGCAAACAATTTATAATCTATCTTGGCTAACCAAAGTTGACCAAAAACAATTAGAACTGTGGAATCAAACAAATACGAATTATCCTCAAGATAAAACTTTAGTTAATTTATTTGAAGAACAAGTCAAAAGCTATCCTAACAACATAGCCTTAGTCTTTGAAAAACAAAGTTTAACTTATCAAGAACTCAATCAAAAAGCTAATCAGTTAGCTCGTTATTTACGAGAAAACTATCAGATTGAACCCAATATCTTAATTGGTATTTGTATCGAGCCTTCTTTAGAAATGATTATCGGGTTATTAGGTATTCTTAAATTAGGCTCCACTTATGTTCCCATTGACCCGAACTATCCTGAATCACGAATAGATTATATCATTAGCGATAGTGAACTTTCAATTTTATTAACACAAAGTATTATTCAAGATAAATTTTTGTCATCCCAAGGTAAGAACCTTGACCATCTAATTTGCTTAGATGAATGTGATTTTGAACTCGGATCAAAGGAGAACTTAGGTATCGAAAATCAGCCGAATGATTTAGCTTATATCATTTATACATCTGGTTCAACAGGAAAACCAAAAGGAGTTGCGGTAAATCATCAAGCGATCAATCGCTTAGTATTAAAAACTAACTACATACAAATAGCTCCTGAAGACAGAGTTGCTCAAGCCGCAAATATTGCTTTTGATGCTGTGACGTTTGAAATTTGGAGCGCATTACTGAATGGAGCAAAGCTCGTTATTATCCCTAAATCTATACTGCTTTCGCCATCAAAATTTGCCGCTAGTCTTCAATCTCAAAAAGTTAGTGTCTTATTCTTAACAACGGCTTTATTCAATCAGTTGGCCTCATTAGTTCCAGAAACCTTTAGTTCTCTTCGTTATCTATTATTTGGTGGGGAAGCGGTTGATCCTAAATGGGTACAAGAAGTCTTAGACAAAGGTTCACCGCAGAACTTACTGCACGTCTATGGGCCAACAGAAAATACAACCTTTTCTTCTTGGTATTTGGTCGAGAAATTACTGAAAACAGCAATAACTATTCCGATTGGAAAACCCATCAGTAACACCAGAATTTATATTTTAGATCAATACCTTCAACCTGTTCCTGTTGGTATTCCAGGTGAGTTATGTATTGCAGGAGTTGGGTTGGCGATCGCCTATTTGAATCGTCCTGACTTAACAGATGAGAAATTTATTGAAGTTAATTTATTCGGAAAAATAGAACGAATTTATAAAACAGGAGATTTAGCAAAATGGGGAAATGATGGTAATATTGAATTTTTGGGACGGATTGATCATCAAATAAAATTGCGAGGTTTTCGCATTGAATTAGGAGAAATTGAGTCAATTTTAGTGGAATATCCTGCTGTTAAAGAAGCAATTGTTAACTTACATAAAACCGAAAATAATCAGCAATTAGTGGCCTATGTTACAGGCGAACAAGTTGATGATCTTCCTCAACAATTAAAACAACACCTCAAAACTTATTTACCTGATTATATGATTCCTAACCAAATTATCAGGTTAGATGAATTTCCGTTAACCCCCAATGGCAAAATTGATCGTCAAGCTTTACCGCTTCCTAATCATGAATCCAAAAATCTATATGAAGCTCCTCGTAACACAATTGAACAACAATTAACTGAAATTTGGTCTTTAATGCTTCAATGTGAAAAAATTAGCATTCATGATAACTTTTTTGATTTGGGCGGACATTCAATACTAGCGATTAAACTCCTAAATCAGATTCAAAAAAGCTTTAATCAGGAACTATCTTTAACCAGTTTGTTTCAGAATCCCACCGTTGCTCAATTGGCGCAACAACTGTCTCAAGTTGAGGTACAAGAATTCATTTCCGACTTATTAGTATTGCAACCTTCGGGACAAAAAATACCAATATTTTGTGTAGCTGGGTCGAATGGACACGCCTTCTATTTTCGCGATTTAGCCATAAATTTTGCCGATGAACATCCTGTTTATGGACTAGAAACACCAGGCAGAGATGGTTCTCATCCCCTCCCAATTTCAGTAGAAGATCATGCTAGTTCCCTCATTGAAACCTTACGACAAAAACAACCAAAAGGCCCTTATATTTTAATAGGATACTCATCAGGCTGTTCGGTTGCCTTAGAAATGGCTTTCCAACTAGAACAACAAGGAGAAACGATCAGTTTATTGGGTATATTTGATGCGGGGCTGGTGGCAAACCCTGATCATATTACCCAAAGAAGCGATCTAGATTGGATTTGGCATATGATTGAACGAATTGAAGCGGTTAAAGGGATTTCTTTGGGCCTTAACTATGAGCAACTGGCCGCCCGATCCGATGATCAAAACCGTTGGGAGCTTGCGGCGGAGGCTTTATATCGTCACAATGTGTTACCCGAACATTCTACCCTATCTTTGCTCAAAACTAATCTTGAGGTGATGAAACGAGTTACTCTTAATTATGCGGCTTACCAACCCAATTTTGTAATTTCCGCCCCGATTGTTTTATTTCGCGCTCAGGATGCCAAAGAAATCGTGGTGCAAGAACATCAAGCTATGTCCCATTACGAGCAATCCGATTGGGGATGGCAACCCTATAGTAACAAACCTGTACAGGTGGTTTCCGTACCAGGAAATCATGGACAAATGCTCTATGAACCCAATGTCAAAGTTTTGGCTGATCAACTTAAAAAATCCATACAAGAGCATTTTAATCAACCTGAAACCTAA
- a CDS encoding ATP-binding cassette domain-containing protein: protein MLEAYWYPMEADGRVFSEVIKSWGMLILLLSLIIGLVAVNAFNSFVLRELVNVIDEKDLSGFTNNLSILIVSFIFITLLTGLSKFVREKIAIDWYEWLNNYTLQKYFSNRAYYKINFDSTIDNPDQRLTQEIKPIAKTTLSFFATCVEKMLEMVVFFVILWQISHVIGIVLIVYTTIGNLIAFYLSQQFNKINQEELEVEANYNYAVTHVRNNAESIAFFQGEDQEFNILKKRFRALIQSALRKIDWERNKNFFDRGYQSIINVFPFLIVAPLYIRDEIDFGQVNQASLAANLFATALGTLIAEFATSGRLSSYIERLVNFSETLETITQEVEGVSTIKSIEENRIAFDHVTLQTPNYEKVIVENLTMDVKPEQGLLIVGPSGRGKSSLLRAIAGLWNSGTGRLIRPPGKEILFLPQRPYIILGTLREQLLYPNVDRQVSDQELSEVLQQVNLQDVLTRVGGFDQEVPWENILSLGEQQRLAFARILVTHPHFVILDESTSALDLINEQNLYQQLKETKTTFISVGHRESLFDYHQTFLELLPDSTWKISPVSG, encoded by the coding sequence GTGCTGGAAGCCTATTGGTATCCAATGGAAGCAGATGGTAGAGTTTTTTCCGAGGTTATTAAATCCTGGGGAATGTTGATACTTTTGCTGTCATTAATCATCGGTTTAGTGGCTGTTAATGCCTTCAATAGTTTTGTTTTGCGTGAATTGGTTAATGTAATTGATGAGAAAGATTTATCTGGGTTTACTAACAATCTTTCTATTTTGATTGTTAGCTTTATTTTTATCACTCTCTTAACGGGACTTTCTAAGTTTGTGAGGGAGAAAATCGCCATTGACTGGTATGAGTGGCTTAACAACTATACGTTGCAGAAATATTTTAGCAATCGTGCCTATTATAAAATTAACTTTGACTCAACCATTGACAACCCTGATCAACGTCTAACCCAAGAAATTAAACCCATCGCCAAAACAACCCTCAGTTTTTTTGCAACTTGTGTTGAGAAGATGTTGGAAATGGTCGTTTTTTTCGTAATTCTCTGGCAGATTTCCCATGTTATTGGCATAGTTTTAATTGTTTATACCACTATAGGTAATTTGATTGCCTTTTATTTAAGCCAACAATTTAATAAGATTAATCAAGAAGAACTCGAAGTTGAAGCTAATTATAATTATGCCGTTACCCATGTTCGTAATAATGCTGAATCTATTGCTTTTTTTCAGGGAGAAGATCAAGAATTTAATATTCTTAAAAAACGATTTAGGGCTTTGATTCAAAGTGCTTTACGAAAAATTGATTGGGAAAGAAATAAGAATTTTTTTGATCGGGGCTATCAGTCAATTATTAACGTTTTTCCCTTTTTAATCGTCGCCCCTTTATACATTAGAGATGAAATTGATTTTGGACAGGTAAATCAGGCTAGTTTAGCTGCCAATCTTTTCGCCACAGCTTTGGGGACATTGATCGCTGAATTTGCCACTTCAGGAAGACTTTCTAGTTATATTGAGCGTTTAGTAAATTTTTCAGAAACATTAGAAACGATTACCCAGGAAGTTGAGGGTGTAAGCACGATTAAAAGCATTGAAGAAAACCGTATTGCTTTTGATCATGTTACCTTACAAACGCCTAATTATGAAAAAGTAATCGTTGAAAACTTGACAATGGACGTAAAACCAGAACAAGGTTTATTAATTGTTGGGCCGAGTGGACGGGGCAAAAGTTCTCTTTTAAGGGCGATCGCCGGTTTATGGAATTCAGGCACTGGACGTTTAATACGACCACCAGGAAAAGAAATTCTATTTTTACCCCAGCGTCCATATATCATTCTCGGAACATTACGCGAACAATTACTGTATCCGAATGTGGATCGTCAAGTAAGCGATCAAGAACTCAGTGAAGTTTTACAACAAGTGAATCTTCAAGATGTGCTTACCAGGGTCGGAGGCTTTGATCAAGAAGTCCCTTGGGAAAATATATTATCACTAGGGGAACAACAACGTTTGGCTTTTGCCCGAATATTAGTGACCCATCCTCATTTTGTTATCTTAGATGAATCAACTAGTGCTTTGGATTTGATCAATGAACAGAATTTATATCAACAGTTAAAAGAAACAAAAACAACCTTTATTAGTGTGGGACATCGAGAAAGTTTATTTGATTATCATCAAACGTTTTTAGAACTGTTGCCAGATTCAACTTGGAAAATTTCTCCCGTTTCTGGGTGA
- the hisC gene encoding histidinol-phosphate transaminase: MKHLINEHIRALNPPKADLLNHDRGVFLDKSELPYGPSPLVIQEMIKAATTVNRYPEILHHSLRAAIANYTNSRKEQIFVGNGSDAIIELLLKIFVKFGENVLIPIPTFFVYQYATKIVGGNPIFVNRLDDFRLDVPSLLQKVTPEVKLIFIANPNNPTANYVSREIILKILNEVDCIVVVDECYYEFCQETVIDLVDQYPNLVVLRSFSKSFGLAGLRVGYGIANETIIDYLYRVAKPFSVNAIALAAAVVALKDIDYVSSNIQKICQEREIMAKNLAQLGCFVYPSSTNFLFMGTHSLGIPSRQLVQALQDKQIFVQDCGLQAGLDEYCFKISIGTPADNQALIKGMKEVLQMAP, translated from the coding sequence ATGAAGCATCTAATCAACGAACATATTAGAGCATTAAATCCTCCTAAAGCTGACTTATTGAATCACGACAGAGGCGTTTTTTTGGACAAAAGTGAGTTGCCCTATGGCCCGTCTCCTCTCGTCATCCAAGAAATGATCAAGGCCGCAACGACAGTTAACAGATATCCAGAAATTTTGCATCATTCTCTGCGGGCTGCAATCGCTAATTATACTAATAGTAGAAAGGAACAAATTTTTGTAGGAAATGGCTCAGATGCTATCATTGAATTATTGCTCAAGATTTTTGTTAAATTCGGCGAGAATGTTTTAATTCCGATTCCAACGTTTTTTGTTTATCAATACGCAACGAAAATTGTTGGTGGTAATCCAATTTTTGTTAATAGATTAGATGACTTTAGATTAGACGTTCCTAGTCTTTTACAGAAAGTTACCCCTGAAGTAAAACTTATTTTTATTGCTAATCCGAATAATCCTACCGCTAATTATGTCTCACGAGAGATTATTCTCAAAATCCTTAATGAAGTGGATTGCATTGTAGTTGTGGATGAATGCTATTATGAATTCTGCCAAGAAACGGTAATAGACCTAGTTGATCAATATCCTAATTTGGTCGTTTTGCGTAGTTTTTCAAAAAGTTTTGGTTTGGCTGGACTTAGGGTAGGTTATGGTATTGCTAATGAAACAATAATTGATTATCTTTATCGAGTTGCCAAACCATTTTCGGTCAATGCGATCGCCCTTGCTGCTGCTGTTGTTGCCTTAAAAGACATAGATTATGTAAGTTCCAATATTCAAAAAATCTGTCAAGAAAGAGAAATTATGGCAAAGAATCTAGCGCAATTGGGTTGTTTTGTATATCCATCATCTACCAACTTCTTGTTTATGGGAACCCATTCATTAGGGATTCCATCAAGACAGTTGGTTCAAGCACTTCAAGACAAGCAAATTTTTGTTCAGGATTGTGGTTTGCAAGCTGGTTTAGATGAATATTGTTTTAAAATTTCGATTGGTACTCCTGCGGATAATCAGGCTTTAATTAAAGGTATGAAGGAAGTTCTTCAAATGGCTCCATAG
- a CDS encoding GUN4 domain-containing protein: MLTKNPQQLITYKKIAIYEQSYQLPVFQNRRLKNFQKTIKERRKLIQEGIRYYYYFGKIVKRKEKITQQEIFLETQLLVKDYSFLINGLETYQDSYYHFLLKLSDNLKALFAQKYQELKILDYERIKLEIKNNNNQKILHQLKLEKQENFRAIVLLGKTSFLMLEKTKLLGEGVKKLAEDTQKQKEIVQAIIQELKIYEELNHYQLKSQRVRQEIADLAQNATNFETYLQNYFAPFQLLIEEVIKVDQEFYATVGEIKYLVDNIFQTQPDSLEMEDSEIASEFFLNFMVAGYEKETRLKDAFLYSQLSDRLLNESEWVEQFIPLEQTINKLSNYLGEQLAHQQQFIPKIIPKKPLEIVVSQSNQKNTQKFYPPKNSQNNHNSPNSLTQKLADSDYHQLQDLLKKHQWQEADRQTTKLLLKILNKAYWNEVYPEDIAQFPCLELKKIDQLWLHYSNGHFGFSIQQTIWSSLGGLVDYETKKKLGDRLGWRKEGQWLNYEQLNFELEPNAPLGHLPVHWLIFEENCCHSSFPLSDSQKSLACWRVGHWLLWQLHLVLTKVQTCGIIPLSDF; the protein is encoded by the coding sequence ATGTTAACTAAAAATCCTCAACAGTTAATCACCTATAAGAAAATTGCTATCTATGAGCAGAGCTATCAATTGCCTGTTTTTCAAAATAGACGTTTAAAAAATTTTCAGAAAACGATTAAGGAACGTCGAAAATTAATTCAAGAAGGAATTCGCTACTATTATTATTTTGGCAAGATCGTTAAACGAAAAGAAAAAATTACTCAACAGGAAATTTTCCTTGAGACTCAGTTATTAGTTAAAGACTATAGTTTTTTAATTAATGGACTAGAAACCTATCAAGACAGTTATTATCATTTTTTGCTCAAACTCAGTGATAATCTCAAAGCTCTCTTTGCTCAAAAGTATCAGGAGTTGAAAATCTTAGACTATGAACGGATTAAACTAGAAATTAAAAATAACAATAATCAAAAAATTCTTCATCAACTCAAACTCGAAAAACAGGAAAATTTTCGGGCAATTGTGCTATTAGGTAAAACTTCATTTTTGATGTTGGAAAAGACCAAATTATTGGGGGAAGGTGTTAAAAAATTAGCGGAAGATACTCAAAAACAAAAGGAAATTGTGCAGGCAATTATTCAAGAACTAAAAATTTATGAAGAATTAAATCATTATCAACTTAAATCCCAACGGGTTCGCCAAGAAATTGCTGATCTTGCTCAAAATGCTACTAATTTTGAAACCTATCTACAGAACTATTTTGCTCCTTTTCAATTACTGATAGAAGAAGTTATTAAGGTAGATCAAGAATTTTATGCAACGGTCGGAGAAATTAAATATCTGGTAGATAATATTTTTCAAACTCAACCTGATAGCTTGGAAATGGAAGATTCCGAAATTGCTTCTGAGTTTTTTCTCAATTTTATGGTGGCAGGTTATGAGAAAGAAACGAGATTAAAAGACGCTTTTTTATATTCCCAATTAAGCGATCGCCTATTAAATGAAAGTGAATGGGTAGAACAATTTATTCCCCTAGAACAAACGATTAATAAATTATCCAACTATCTAGGAGAACAACTTGCCCATCAACAACAATTTATACCGAAAATTATACCTAAAAAACCCTTAGAGATAGTTGTCTCTCAATCCAATCAAAAAAATACTCAGAAATTTTATCCTCCAAAAAATTCTCAAAATAACCACAATTCCCCAAATAGCTTAACTCAAAAATTGGCGGATTCTGATTATCATCAATTACAAGATTTGCTTAAAAAGCATCAGTGGCAAGAGGCCGATCGCCAAACTACTAAACTATTATTAAAAATTTTAAATAAAGCTTACTGGAATGAGGTTTATCCCGAAGATATTGCTCAATTCCCTTGTTTAGAACTCAAAAAAATTGATCAACTTTGGCTTCATTACAGCAATGGTCATTTTGGTTTTAGTATTCAGCAAACTATTTGGTCTAGCCTCGGTGGTCTGGTAGATTATGAAACTAAAAAGAAACTCGGCGATCGCCTGGGCTGGCGTAAAGAAGGTCAATGGCTCAATTATGAACAACTAAACTTTGAGCTAGAACCTAATGCCCCCCTGGGTCATTTACCCGTTCATTGGCTAATTTTTGAAGAAAATTGTTGTCACTCATCCTTCCCACTCTCTGACAGTCAAAAGTCCCTGGCTTGCTGGCGGGTCGGCCATTGGTTATTATGGCAACTTCATCTCGTTTTAACCAAAGTTCAAACTTGTGGCATCATTCCTCTGTCTGATTTTTAA